A genomic stretch from Colwellia sp. Arc7-635 includes:
- a CDS encoding MFS transporter, giving the protein MNKLTSIGSFTLLCISSLTIMVGTLLAPGLVSISNGLGILEHSVFLITLPSLGAVVFAPLAGKLIDKYGAYKLLIIGLFLYGLFGASLYFLNGAAPVFINRFLLGGITAIVMASSTVLISMWYHGEARLNMIAKQGMAVELGGVIFLFLGGLLASLFWGLPLTLYLIAWFFLAMLLLFVPAKHPVDINANADEITGSHSNGSTKMSLKSVYLVSTLAMTIFFISTVSLPITMSAQQFNEAEIGRLLAFISLVAVATAAFMPKVTKLLTEQKTLALAFIAYGASYLCFLQASTAFLVFGAVLIGIGFGFTIPLLNHMTVELSEVKVRGRNLSYFTMAVFSGQFFTSFIEYIPGGFTHVFMGCIVSCVLIAITLLVTSGKRTLNSMAIS; this is encoded by the coding sequence ATGAATAAATTAACAAGCATCGGCAGCTTTACGCTTCTATGTATTTCCAGTTTAACTATCATGGTAGGCACTTTACTTGCGCCTGGTTTGGTTAGTATATCTAACGGTTTAGGTATTTTAGAACACTCTGTATTTTTGATCACGCTGCCATCGTTAGGTGCTGTGGTTTTTGCTCCTTTAGCGGGTAAGTTAATAGATAAATATGGCGCTTATAAGTTACTGATCATAGGTTTATTTTTATATGGCTTATTCGGCGCTAGTCTTTATTTTTTGAACGGTGCGGCACCTGTATTCATTAACAGATTTTTACTTGGCGGTATAACTGCCATTGTGATGGCAAGCAGTACGGTTTTAATATCTATGTGGTATCACGGTGAAGCACGTTTAAACATGATTGCTAAACAAGGTATGGCGGTTGAGCTTGGCGGTGTTATTTTCTTGTTTTTAGGTGGGTTGCTCGCTTCATTATTTTGGGGCTTGCCGCTGACACTGTATTTAATTGCTTGGTTCTTTTTAGCTATGCTTTTACTCTTTGTGCCTGCTAAACATCCCGTTGATATTAACGCTAATGCTGATGAAATAACGGGAAGTCATTCAAACGGCTCTACAAAAATGTCACTTAAAAGCGTTTATCTTGTTTCTACATTAGCTATGACGATATTCTTTATTTCTACCGTTTCATTACCCATCACCATGAGCGCGCAACAATTTAATGAAGCTGAAATAGGACGACTGTTAGCTTTTATTTCTTTAGTCGCAGTAGCTACTGCGGCTTTTATGCCTAAAGTAACTAAGTTACTGACTGAGCAGAAAACATTGGCTTTGGCCTTTATAGCTTATGGCGCATCTTATTTATGTTTTTTACAAGCTAGCACTGCATTTTTGGTTTTTGGCGCAGTATTAATTGGTATTGGATTTGGTTTTACCATTCCACTATTAAACCACATGACGGTTGAGCTAAGTGAAGTAAAGGTTCGTGGGCGTAACTTGTCGTATTTCACCATGGCGGTGTTTTCGGGGCAATTTTTCACCTCGTTTATTGAATATATACCAGGCGGTTTTACCCATGTATTTATGGGTTGTATTGTTAGTTGTGTATTGATTGCAATTACCTTATTGGTAACAAGTGGGAAACGCACGCTTAATTCAATGGCCATTAGTTAA
- a CDS encoding peroxiredoxin-like family protein, giving the protein MKTLKEQTEAKVAGGRKAKPEFMHMVDKLLAEQAEFKKGANALKLGQQVASFILPNQKDESVSLTDLLAKGPVVVTFYRGSWCPYCNLQLRALQARLSEIHDLGAQLVAISPEVPDGSLDTDEISNMAFNVLSDQDSKVAAQYGVAWEVPAFFIEHMKVDRGLDLNVVNNITSDNVKSSTILPIPATFVISSDGTVTWRYVDVDYRTRSEPEDIITALKNLV; this is encoded by the coding sequence ATGAAAACATTAAAAGAACAAACTGAAGCAAAAGTGGCCGGTGGAAGAAAAGCTAAGCCTGAGTTTATGCACATGGTTGATAAATTACTAGCTGAACAAGCTGAGTTCAAAAAAGGGGCTAATGCGCTTAAACTTGGTCAACAAGTAGCAAGTTTTATATTACCCAATCAAAAAGATGAGTCAGTATCTTTAACTGATTTATTAGCAAAAGGTCCTGTTGTGGTTACTTTTTATCGAGGTAGTTGGTGCCCGTACTGCAATTTACAGCTTAGAGCTTTGCAAGCTCGTTTAAGTGAAATTCATGACTTGGGTGCGCAACTTGTTGCTATTAGCCCCGAAGTGCCTGACGGCTCATTAGATACCGATGAAATAAGTAATATGGCATTTAATGTATTATCTGATCAAGATTCGAAAGTAGCAGCACAATATGGCGTAGCATGGGAAGTGCCAGCGTTCTTTATTGAGCATATGAAAGTAGACCGCGGCCTTGATCTTAACGTGGTCAATAACATAACGAGTGATAACGTAAAAAGCAGTACAATTTTACCCATTCCAGCCACGTTTGTTATTTCTAGTGATGGGACTGTTACATGGCGCTATGTTGATGTTGATTACAGAACACGTTCAGAGCCAGAAGATATTATTACCGCGTTAAAAAACTTAGTATAA